Genomic DNA from Sphingomonas hankookensis:
GCGAGGACCGGCACGCCGAGATCGTCGGCGACCTGCGCCAGCTGGTCGACCTGAATGGCAGAGAGAAACTGCGCCTCGTCGACCAGGACGCAGCCGACCGCATGCTGGCGGTGCTGGGCGGCCACGCTTTCGAGCAGGTCGGTGTCGGCATCGAACGGGGTCGCGGGGGCGGACAGGCCGATGCGCGAGCCGATCGTTCCCGCGCCCTCGCGCGTGTCGATCGCGGCGGTGAACAGCAGAGTGGTCAGCCCGCGCTCGCGATAGTTGAAATCGGCCTGCAGCAACGTCGTCGATTTGCCGGCGTTCATCGACGCATAATAGAAATAGAGCTTGGCCACTCAGCCCTCGGCCTCACCCTCGCCCGGCTCCAGATCGCGGGCGACCTTGGGATCGCGCAGCAGCTGGTCGATACGGGTGCCTTCGTCGAAGCTCTCGTCGATCAGGAATTTCAGCTTGGCGGCATATTTCAGGTTCACCCGCCGTGCGACCTCCGACTGGAGATAGGCGGTGTTGGTCCTGAGCGCCTTGAGCACGACCTGCTCGTCCTTGCCGAGGAACGGCTTCACGAAGACGGTCGCGTGGCGCAGGTCGGGCGACATGCGGACTTCGGTGACCGAGACGAGATGCTTTTCCAGCACCTCGTCATGCACGTCGCCGCGCGCGAGAATGTCCGACAGGATGTGGCGGACCTGTTCGCCGACGCGCAGCAGGCGGACGGAGCGGGTTTCGGGCGTGGTGTCTGACATGATCTAACCGAATTGACAGTGGAACCAGTGGCTGTCGAGTCGCTGGCACCAGATGGTGTTGTTGCCGAAGATGTTTCGAATGTCGGCGGCGACCGGTCCGCCGTTCCAGCCGCGTGCAGCTGCAATGCGGTCGGTGGGGTCGTGAACGATGCCGGCCCATTCGCCATTGACGCCGATGATGGTGCGGAAGGCGGTGCGCGGCGGAGCACGGAAGATGCCGGTAATGCCAGTCGGTATCGGACCACCGGCCAACGCCCCGTCAAAGGCGGCACGGTCGGACCGGAGCATCATCCACGACGGTGCGACATGCGACCAGTAGAGGACATGATTGGCTGCGAACGCCGCGAACATCAGGGAAAGGACGGGAACGAACACCAGCAACAATGCCGGGATGCCCGCCGATCGCCAGCGCCATGCCTGAACGGCACCTTCCAGCATGAGCGCCGGCCACGACGTGGCCAACACCGGCACGACAACCAACATTGCAGTGCCCGACAGGGCATTGGCGACGAACAATGCCGCCGCCCCGCCGATCACCCATGCAACCGCGAAACGGAGCCGAGGGCGAAGCGTGGCGGCAAGGGTTGCCCCCTGCCGCCCGTTACTCACAGCGTGCGATCGCGCAGTTCGACTTCGTAGGTTTCAAGGAAGTCGCCCGCCTTGATGTCGGTGAAGTTCTGCGTGAACGTGACACCGCATTCGAGGCCTGCGCGCACTTCGGGGACATCGTCCTTGAAGCGACGCAGCGACGCGATCTCACCCTGATAGATGATGACGTCGTTGCGCGTGATGCGCGCCTTGAGCGCCTTGCGGATGATGCCTTCGACCACCAGGAGCCCTGCGGCCTTGCCATGCTTGCCCGCCGAGAAGACCTCGCGGATTTCGGCGCGGCCGACGACCGTTTCGAACGCTTCCGGACCCAGGGTACCGGCCATGCCCGCACGGATATCGTCGGTCAGCGTGTAGATGACGTCGTAGTACTTCAACGCCACCTTGTTCCGCTCGGCAATCTCGCGTGCCTTCGCATTGGGACGCACGTTGAAGCCGATGATCGGCGCGCCGCTAGCCGCTGCCAGCGTCACGTCGCTCTCGGTGATGCCGCCCACGCCCGAATGCAGGATGCGCACCCGGATATCGTCGGTCGAGATCTTGTTGAGCGAGCCGACAATGGCTTCGACCGACCCCTGGGTATCGGCCTTGACCACCAGCGGATATTCGATCGCCTGCTTCGACTTGAGCGCGGAGAACATGCTCTCGAGGCTGGCCGGCGCCTGGGTGGTGCGCTTCTGGAGCAGCACGCCCTGACGATATTCGGCGACCTCACGGGCGCGTGCTTCGCTCTCGACGACCTGCAGCGGATCGCCCGCCATCGGCACGCCCGACAGGCCCAGCACCTCGACCGGAGTCGACGGGCCGGCTTCCTTCACCTGACGACCCTTGTCGTCGATCAGCGCGCGGACCTTGCCGCTTTCCGCGCCGACGACGAACACGTCGCCGACCTTCAGCGTACCGCGACGGACCAGCACGGTCGCGACCGGACCACGGCCCTTGTCGAGCTTCGCCTCGATCACGCTGCCTTCGGCGGCGCGGTCGGGGTTGGCCTGCAGTTCGAGCAGTTCGGCCTGAAGCTGGATCTTGTCGATCAGCTCCTGCAGACCGGTCTTCTTGAGCGCCGACACTTCGACGTCCTGGGTCTCACCACCCATTTCCTCGACCTGCACGTCATGTTCGAGCAGGCGTTCGCGGATGCGCTGCGGGTTCGCCTCGTGCTTGTCGACCTTGTTGATCGCCACGATCATCGGCTTGCCGGCGGCGCGGGTGTGATGGATCGCCTCGATCGTCTGCGGCATCAGCCCGTCATCGGCGGCGACCGCGAGGATCACGATGTCGGTCACGTCGGCACCGCGCGCGCGCATTTCGCTGAACGCTTCGTGGCCGGGCGTGTCGAGGAAGGTGATCTTCGACTTGTCCTTCATCGTCACCTGATAGGCGCCGATATGCTGGGTGATGCCACCGGCTTCGCCGCGCACGACATCGGTGCCGCGCAGCGCGTCGAGCAGCGACGTCTTGCCGTGGTCGACGTGACCCATGATCGTGACGACCGGCGGACGCGGACGCAGCGCTTCGGCCGAATCCTCGGTCGTGTCGAGCGCGAGGTCGATGTCCGAATCGCTGACGCGGACGATGTTGTGGCCGAATTCGGTCACCAGCAGTTCGGCGGTGTCCTGATCGATCGTCTGCGTCATCGTGACGGGCATGCCCATCTTGAACAGCGTCTTGACGAGGTCGGCACCCTTTTCCGCCATGCGGTTGGCGAGTTCCTGCACCGTGATCGCCTCGGGCACCTGCACGTCGCGGACCTGCTTGACCTGCGGCTCGCGCGGGCCGCCAAAGCCACGCTTTTCCTTTTCCCGCGCACGCTTCAGCGCGGCGAGGCTGCGCGAACGCGCCCCGTCGTCGCCCAGCGCACGGGTGACGGTCAGCTTGCCCGACTGGCGGCGATCGTCGCCCTTGCGGTCACGCGACGGTGCGGCACCCCGCGCCGGTTCGTTGCGACGCGGAGTCGCCTGACCGGTGCCCGACGGAGTCGGACGTGCCGTCTGACCACCGGCGGCCGGACGTGCCGTAGCGGCGGCCGGAGTCGGCGCAGGCGCCGGTTCGGGCTTGGGCTGCGGCTTGGGGATCTCCGGACGCTGCACCGGGGTGAAGCGACGCGGCGCCGGCCGGTTGGGGTCGGCGGTCAGGATGATCGGCTGCGGCGCGGGAGCCGGAGCCGGTGCGGGACGTGGCGCGGGCTTCGCCTGCACCGGTGCCGGGGCGGGCTTCGCCTCGACCGGAGCGGGCGCAGGTGCGGGCGTCGGCGCAGGAGCCGGCGTGTCCGCAACCGGTGCCGGAGCCGGCGTCGCCTCTACCGGAGCAGGCGCAGGGGTCGGTTCGGGCGCAGGCGTCGGCGCGGCCTCGACAGGCTTCGTCGCGGGCGCTTCGGCGGCCGGGGTCGGTTCGGGTGCTGGAGCCGGCTTCGGCTCGGACGCGGCACGGGCCTTTTCCTCGGCGCGCGCACGTTCGGCCTCGGCGGTTTCCCGCGCGATCCGTTCGTCGCGACGACGATTTTCCTCGGCCGCGTTCATGCGGGCCTCTTCGGCCTCGCGCAGCAGCTTGGCCTGCAGCTCGTGGCGCGAGAGGCCGGCATTGCTGCTGGCCGCCGGGCGCGGTGCGGGGGCCGCCGGAGCGGGAGCCGGCGCGCGCTGCGGGGCGGGTGCCGCCGCTTCGGGGGCGGCCTGCTGTTCGGTGCCCTGCTGTTCCTCGCCGGGACGGCCGAGCACGCGGCGGCGCTTCACCTCCACGACCACCGTATTGGAGCGGCCATGGCTGAAGCTCTGCTTCACCTTGCCGGTCTCCACGGTGCGCTTGAGGCCGAGCGGCGCGCGGGTGCCCAGCTTCGGCTTGTCGTTGTCGATGTCGCTCATCCGGTTACTCAGAGTCCTGCTTCAATTGGTCGACGCCCATGTGTCCGGCATCGTCC
This window encodes:
- a CDS encoding thymidine kinase; the encoded protein is MAKLYFYYASMNAGKSTTLLQADFNYRERGLTTLLFTAAIDTREGAGTIGSRIGLSAPATPFDADTDLLESVAAQHRQHAVGCVLVDEAQFLSAIQVDQLAQVADDLGVPVLAYGLRTDFRGELFAGSARLLAIADALIELKSVCTCGRKATMNLRVDAQGHAVRDGQQTEIGGNDRYVALCRRHFCDAMR
- the rbfA gene encoding 30S ribosome-binding factor RbfA, with translation MSDTTPETRSVRLLRVGEQVRHILSDILARGDVHDEVLEKHLVSVTEVRMSPDLRHATVFVKPFLGKDEQVVLKALRTNTAYLQSEVARRVNLKYAAKLKFLIDESFDEGTRIDQLLRDPKVARDLEPGEGEAEG
- the infB gene encoding translation initiation factor IF-2, whose product is MSDIDNDKPKLGTRAPLGLKRTVETGKVKQSFSHGRSNTVVVEVKRRRVLGRPGEEQQGTEQQAAPEAAAPAPQRAPAPAPAAPAPRPAASSNAGLSRHELQAKLLREAEEARMNAAEENRRRDERIARETAEAERARAEEKARAASEPKPAPAPEPTPAAEAPATKPVEAAPTPAPEPTPAPAPVEATPAPAPVADTPAPAPTPAPAPAPVEAKPAPAPVQAKPAPRPAPAPAPAPQPIILTADPNRPAPRRFTPVQRPEIPKPQPKPEPAPAPTPAAATARPAAGGQTARPTPSGTGQATPRRNEPARGAAPSRDRKGDDRRQSGKLTVTRALGDDGARSRSLAALKRAREKEKRGFGGPREPQVKQVRDVQVPEAITVQELANRMAEKGADLVKTLFKMGMPVTMTQTIDQDTAELLVTEFGHNIVRVSDSDIDLALDTTEDSAEALRPRPPVVTIMGHVDHGKTSLLDALRGTDVVRGEAGGITQHIGAYQVTMKDKSKITFLDTPGHEAFSEMRARGADVTDIVILAVAADDGLMPQTIEAIHHTRAAGKPMIVAINKVDKHEANPQRIRERLLEHDVQVEEMGGETQDVEVSALKKTGLQELIDKIQLQAELLELQANPDRAAEGSVIEAKLDKGRGPVATVLVRRGTLKVGDVFVVGAESGKVRALIDDKGRQVKEAGPSTPVEVLGLSGVPMAGDPLQVVESEARAREVAEYRQGVLLQKRTTQAPASLESMFSALKSKQAIEYPLVVKADTQGSVEAIVGSLNKISTDDIRVRILHSGVGGITESDVTLAAASGAPIIGFNVRPNAKAREIAERNKVALKYYDVIYTLTDDIRAGMAGTLGPEAFETVVGRAEIREVFSAGKHGKAAGLLVVEGIIRKALKARITRNDVIIYQGEIASLRRFKDDVPEVRAGLECGVTFTQNFTDIKAGDFLETYEVELRDRTL